The following is a genomic window from Pygocentrus nattereri isolate fPygNat1 chromosome 8, fPygNat1.pri, whole genome shotgun sequence.
ctgtaaaaacaaaacCCTTGTGGAAATGTTCTGCTTTGCTGTCTGTGCTGCACCACTTCCACTATAGGTAAAATGACTAAGGCATGCATGTAGCAGAGTAATGAAATGAAGAATCGGAATGTGCAAAATAATTCTAGTCACTACAAAGACCTGGTGTACAATACCCGACCCTAGCTTAAAGGTCCACTGCATCTCCTGTGAGAATCAGTATGGGACTCTATGGAGCTGAGGAAGGAGGCGGCGTGCGGAGAAACATCTTTAGGGCAGGAGTGAAGATGAGGATGGTACCCAGTACAGAGACAGTGAGGAAGACCCAGAGGAAGATTCTGTCCAGCACTTGAGCCACAAACTTCCAGTCCTGCACCACCTAGAGAAAGAGGAGATCATCATCAtcctaattttttttctctatcaAATCTATAAAAACCATAAAATCCAAGTTTCATTATTGTCATCACTTCGCAATATTGTCAGTTCTGTCACCATTACCATTACTAATAACTCATTTTACAAAacactgtatattatatacCAGCCATTGATTTTGTTTTATGCcagaataatatataaataccaCCTTAAAAGCTTCTTGACTcatacattttgtacagtatacagtgtatattttattttaaaaatgaaaatatttaaataatctgCAGTTATAGGTATGAATTCTAAATGAAGACTGCACTTTACAGcatttggtgtgtttttttggTGTTCTTCTTCAGTTTCTATCAGTTGATCTTCTCAGAGAATAAATTTGTTATGTTTCCATGAACCTGAAATCTCAAAACTCAttgataatattattataaaattatattattataaagttCTAGCATTGAGATGCAAATTTTGTCATAAACCAAATTAAAGCAACCATTAATTGGCAAGTCTAGGCAACTTGAGGATGTGACCCATCCAAATATCAATTATAAAAAGGATAAATCAGTTCTGaaacctgattggctgagcctttataaaatatttcataaatgCACAGTAATAAGCACACACATCAACTGAATTCTGGATTaatgaatttgtttttttatgatggTACAATAATGTGATTATGTATAGAGACTATTCTAGGAACCCTGCTGGTGATATCCTGTAGAAATAAGAATAATGCTTGGCCACGGCGTGTTAacgtgtgggaacaagatcctaatgcatggcaaTGACTTTGTAagatgtgggaatgagatcacgCTTTGTTAAGCTGTGGAAAATGCTTAATTATCTTATTCCAATGCCTTACTAAGATCTCATTCTTATGCCtgactaagttgtggccatgacttaattatcttgttcccatgctttactaagttgtggccacacatttttattatttaaacatgtaTCACCAGCCAGGCTCTGTACTATTCTtctaaaataacatattttaatgataacatatttaaatgctCTATGATTGTTGTGTATGAGATGCTTCTGCACTACCTGtgttttgtactgtttattttgtgggcggagtcagtagtataaaacaaaagcacagtgtaattTGTCTTTAAAAGGACCCTAAAACATTCTTATTGTTGGTATCAgagataatattaataatagttttggttagttagCCAAAAATCAAGCAAGTTTTTCAAGTTGTTCACTACAATGTTCAAATTTACATGCACCTCTACCAGACATGAGACTGATAGTACAGATACGCCAAAGATGAAACCAAATGCATTTTACGATCAGATTTGACCACACTTGATGAAAAAAGGCCAATGCACCAGTCATTGTCCAGCCATACAGagcacaaaaatgtgcttgCCTTTCGGACATAAGTAGCTATTAATATctcacttttatttttgtacatgtGTGAATGAAGCTTCTgaaaatttttatattttgtatttgaaatgttgtatttttttgctTAAAGAAAAGGTTAATTAGATTTATGTTTCTATCCTTATATCCTTTATATTTcttattatatttaaatgtcaaaagcacacattatttaatattaatttataatTTCTCATAATGTCACCATGATATCCAACAGCTTATTGTCTCTATCATGCAGGCCTAAATTGTGTAAGTCCATACTTGTGGGCTTAAGGGGTCAAAAGTACCCCCCATACCTCTCGGATGAAATGTTCCTTGCGGATGTGTCGCGAGATGTAGCGGACGGAACATGTCGCCTTTTCCAACATGTTGACCAGAGCCTGACCTTCGCCCTCAGGGCCTGGGGGAGCCTTCCTGATGCGGGGCTTCAGCTCGGGGCTGTGGGGCTCCAGCTCAGGGTAGTGGTAGCGGTCAGTGTGACCCCTCATACATAGCAGGTGCGGCAGCCGCTGCAGGAAGAGCGAGCGAACCCAGGGGGACATGGGGTGGTAGGTGGCGGAGGAGCGGTGGTGCACGTTTATCACGAACACGGTGACTATGATGGACAGGGTGACAAAGATCATGATGAAGAGCAGGTATTCGCCAATCAGGGGGATGACCTTGGAGGAGGATGGGATGATCTCCTCAATGACCAGCAGGAAGACAGTGAGGGAGACAAGGACAGAGGTGGACAGTGAGACTTTCTCGCCCTCGTCCGACGGCAAGTAGAAGACCAGCACGGTGAGGAAGGATAGGCCCAAGCAGGGGATGATGAGGAAGAGTGTGTAGAAGAGAGGAAGACGTTTTAGAATGAAGGAGTAGGTGATGAAGGGGTAGGACAGTGTACCGTCACGTCGGTTGCCCTTCATACCGGTGGCACTCAAAATCTCCCACTCGCCATTGTCGAAGAAGTCACTGCGGTCCACTTGGTGGTTCACCAGCACCAAGTCCACCATGGTCCCATCATAGGTCCACGAGCCGAATTTCATGGAGCAGTTCTGCCGGTCGAATGGGAAGAATGTGACGTCCATGGTACAGGCAGACTTGTAGCTGGCCGGGGGGGTCCAAGTGACGGCGCCGTTATACTTTATAATGGCTTTGGTCATTAGAGAGCCTTCAAAACGTCCATCAGCACTACAAGACATTTCAAACAAACTCATTAGAGTTATGTGAATGACTCTTAAAGGGGCATTCCGTTATTTTATCTGTTACTTGTCATGTTATTATCATGTTGTTTTGGGACTTTCATCCATCATtgttctttcactacaatacccagcatgcattacacaaatatgtCATACAACCACTGAAAACCTTCCCACAGTCTTAATAAATAGCCACTGATGTAGAAGCTCATAAAAGCAGACCTAATATTCAGCTTCCTTCTGGCTATCTCCCTTATTTCTGCATTAGCCAGCAAGTGGGAATAGCAAACTAAACATTAAAACTGTTCCAACCTTCAACATACATCATCAGAGGGGGCAGAAATGGGGGGAGTGGCTAAGTAGCACTCCCCCCACTACACTAAATTGTAGCACTAACTACAATTTTTTatagctaatagctgtagccaTTATATAATAACTTCAGCacctacaaatttttgtgtagctatagcgatAATTTTCACTATAATTCCGCTACAGGCTTCAGGCAATCCGCGCAAAATCTGAACTATAGAATGCGATCATTAACTGGGCTAGTAGCGATTGTGCAATTGTGACTGAACCGCGGACAGTTTGAGCAAACGGTCACTTGCTGGCCCCAGGTGCTGATCACCCCTTGCTAGTAGGCTTCGCTCAGGGGTCgccaacccaaatgttaaaaagagccatttttcctttcaacaaaaatgaaaccaccttgaCAGCCACAAAAGTTTACGTCAGTTAAactatcttggctgtaaatatgtctccgtatgtgctgatgtgctagtataggctaaacaTATAATATAAGTGATAatgcagactcactttgctctgctttaacctttagttCAGCTATAGCTGCATTTTTCATAtatccagcaggaaacctttcctcaaaaggGAAATCATTTttggtaaaatgtctctcaaatgTCTTTTATGagactgaagtcgcttctcattcaccagctgtttgaattttcccatttcaccttaaatggtgcctgatgcagcagaatataactgctgcaccatttaaggtggaacatgaaaattcaaacgagaaactgacttcaacctcgcaactttttagtgtttgacagtttctcgttgcagattaaacatattaggaaaccagctggagtgattataaatgcaaataagcccattcatcttcaaattattgatgttcatcttaaatctctctgaccagagagtctgtgtgtcagtcttcagggttaaagggtgaattagcagttctacattaactccagcatttaagaccatttattgttaaactgtgttagaactatATGTTATAACAAtcagcaaagctttatttttaggCGTAGGAGGTTTAGGTTAATTTATCTTAAAATGTAGTTCTGCTGTTTAGCTGAAACAGGGCAGTAAAGGAGCCACATGTTGCAAACTCCTGACTTAgctaaagtgaaaaaaaaaacattttcgtAAT
Proteins encoded in this region:
- the chrnb3b gene encoding neuronal acetylcholine receptor subunit beta-3b encodes the protein MKFFALCALLSLCSATSTAAAGEFVSLAEREDALLRDLFQGYQRWVRPTQHSNNTVKVRFGLKISQLVDVDEKNQLMTTNVWLWQEWIDYKLRWNPEDYGGITFIRVPSESIWLPDIVLYENADGRFEGSLMTKAIIKYNGAVTWTPPASYKSACTMDVTFFPFDRQNCSMKFGSWTYDGTMVDLVLVNHQVDRSDFFDNGEWEILSATGMKGNRRDGTLSYPFITYSFILKRLPLFYTLFLIIPCLGLSFLTVLVFYLPSDEGEKVSLSTSVLVSLTVFLLVIEEIIPSSSKVIPLIGEYLLFIMIFVTLSIIVTVFVINVHHRSSATYHPMSPWVRSLFLQRLPHLLCMRGHTDRYHYPELEPHSPELKPRIRKAPPGPEGEGQALVNMLEKATCSVRYISRHIRKEHFIREVVQDWKFVAQVLDRIFLWVFLTVSVLGTILIFTPALKMFLRTPPPSSAP